GAGCGTCTTCACCGCTTCCTGATCGGCGTCGGCGGGCACTTCAAGCCGCGCGCGGACTTTGCCGTTCACCTGCACCACAACGGTGACAACATCCTTAACCATGGCTTCTTCATTGTACGTGGGCCATGGAGCAAAGGCCAGACGGGTATCATGACCGATGGCCTGCCACAGCTCTTCACACAGGTGAGGAGTCATGGGTGCCATGAGCGCCAGTACCGTGGACACGGCGGAAGAGAGAACGATGCGGCCGTTTTCGTCTTCGCGCAGTTTGTCCTTGGCGAGGTAGAGGTCGTTTACCAGCTCCATGACTGCCGCAATGGCGGTATTGAACTGGAAGCGCTGGCGGATGTCTTCACCGGCCTTCTTGGCGGCGGTGTGTTCCTTGTTGCGGATGCCCTTGGCTTCTTCGCTGGTGCAATGGGCTGCGGTGGAGGAGCAGGGAGCAACAGCGGAAAGCACGTCCATCTGTTCTTCCACAAGACGCCATATGCGTTTGACAAAGCGGTTGGCACCTTCGATACCGGTATCGGACCAGTCGAAATCGCGTTCCGGCGGTGCGGCAAAGAGGCAGAACAGGCGCACGGTATCGGCACCGTAACGGGCGATCATTTCAGTGGGATCTACCACGTTGCCCTTGGACTTGGACATCTTTGCGCCGTCCATCAGCACCATGCCCTGTGTGAGCAGGTTTTTGAACGGCTCGTCAAAGTTAAGGAAACCGCAGTCGCGCAGCGCCTTGGTAAAGAAGCGGGAGTAGAGCAGATGCAGAATGGCATGCTCAACGCCGCCGATGTACTGGTCAACGGGTGCCCAGTAGGAAAGGGCGTCGGGCGTGAAGGGGGCATTGTCCTGACGGGCATCGGTATAGCGCGCGTAGTACCACGAAGATTCCACGAAGGTATCCATGGTATCGGTTTCGCGGCGTGCCTTCTGTCCGCATTTGGGACAGGTGCACTCGTAGAAATCGGGCGTGTCACCGAGGGGCGAACGGCCGTCGGGATGGGTCTGCACTTCCAGCGGCAGCACGATGGGAAGGTTCTCTTCCTTTTCGGGAACAATGCCGCAGGTATCGCAGTACACCATGGGAATGGGGCTGCCCCAGTAACGCTGACGGGAAATGTTCCAGTCGCGCAGGCGGTAGTTGGTGGTGCGCTTGCCGCGGTTGTTATCCTGCAGCCAGTCGGCCACGAGGGCCTTGCCTTCTTCATTGGGGGTGCCGTCGAACTGGCCGGAATTCACCATCACGCCGTTGGCGGTAAAGGCTTCTTCCATGCTGGCGGTGTCGAGGCTCTGACCTTCGGGCTGAATGACAACCTGCATGGGCAGATTGTACTTGCGTGCAAATTCGAAATCGCGCTGGTCATGGGCGGGAACAGCCATGACTGCGCCCGTGCCGTAGCTGGCCAGAACGAAGTTGGCCACATAGACCGGCACCTTGGCACCGTTGAGCGGATTGATGCAGTAGGCACCGGTGAAGACGCCTTCCTTCTCGAGCGTGTCGGAAGTGCGCTCAATGCGGTCCATGTTGCGGATGCGCTCTACAAAGGCGTGTACTTCTTCTGCCTGGGGCTTGTCCGCAATGAGCTTTTCCACCAGCGGATGTTCGGGGGCAAGGCTCATGAAGGTCACGCCGAACACGGTGTCGGGGCGGGTGGTGAACACGGTGATGGAGTCATCACTGTTTTCAATGTCGAAGGTGATCTCCGCGCCCACGGACTTGCCGATCCAGTTTTCCTGCATGGATATGACGCGGTCCGGCCAGCCACCCTTGAGCTTGTCGAGGTCTGCCAGCAGTTCTTCGGCATAATCCGTGATTTTCAGGAACCACTGGGCCAGATCCTTCTGCTCGACGATGCTGTCGCAGCGCCAGCACTTGCCGTCTTCCACCTGTTCGTTGGCAAGCACGGTGTTGCAGGTGGGGCACCAGTTCTGGGGCTGCTGCTTGCGATAGAGCAGGCCCTTTTCGTAAAATTTGAGAATGAACAGCTGTTCCCAGCGGTAGTATTCGCGGTCGCAGGTGGCCAGTTCACGGCGCCAGTCGTAGGAATAGCCGAGACGCTTGAGCTGGGCACGCATGTTGTCGATGTTTGCGTACGTCCACTTGGCGGGGTGAATGTTGTTCTTGATGGCGGCGTTTTCAGCGGGTAGGCCGA
This region of Desulfovibrio subterraneus genomic DNA includes:
- the leuS gene encoding leucine--tRNA ligase, whose amino-acid sequence is MKYDPQAIETKWQRIWAENGDFHTDHTSDKEKYYVLEMFPYPSGNIHMGHVRNYSIGDVVARFKRMQGCNVMHPMGWDAFGLPAENAAIKNNIHPAKWTYANIDNMRAQLKRLGYSYDWRRELATCDREYYRWEQLFILKFYEKGLLYRKQQPQNWCPTCNTVLANEQVEDGKCWRCDSIVEQKDLAQWFLKITDYAEELLADLDKLKGGWPDRVISMQENWIGKSVGAEITFDIENSDDSITVFTTRPDTVFGVTFMSLAPEHPLVEKLIADKPQAEEVHAFVERIRNMDRIERTSDTLEKEGVFTGAYCINPLNGAKVPVYVANFVLASYGTGAVMAVPAHDQRDFEFARKYNLPMQVVIQPEGQSLDTASMEEAFTANGVMVNSGQFDGTPNEEGKALVADWLQDNNRGKRTTNYRLRDWNISRQRYWGSPIPMVYCDTCGIVPEKEENLPIVLPLEVQTHPDGRSPLGDTPDFYECTCPKCGQKARRETDTMDTFVESSWYYARYTDARQDNAPFTPDALSYWAPVDQYIGGVEHAILHLLYSRFFTKALRDCGFLNFDEPFKNLLTQGMVLMDGAKMSKSKGNVVDPTEMIARYGADTVRLFCLFAAPPERDFDWSDTGIEGANRFVKRIWRLVEEQMDVLSAVAPCSSTAAHCTSEEAKGIRNKEHTAAKKAGEDIRQRFQFNTAIAAVMELVNDLYLAKDKLREDENGRIVLSSAVSTVLALMAPMTPHLCEELWQAIGHDTRLAFAPWPTYNEEAMVKDVVTVVVQVNGKVRARLEVPADADQEAVKTLALNDENVAKHVEDLTVRKVIVIPGKLVNVVAN